The DNA segment TAGGCCTCGGCAGGGCCTGCTGGGAGCTGGGCCTCGGATGCCCCCTGGGCCCTGTGCTTGCACCTCTGTCTCCACGTCTGTGTCCCTCCTGCCTTCAGCCAAGGGCAGTGCTGACTTGCGGCGGTTTCTCAGGGTATTCAGGGGCTACGCGGAGAGGAAGCGTCGGAAACGGGAGAATGATTCCGCGTCTGTAATCCAGAGGTAGGGCCTGCCAGCCACTCGCCACCAGGGTCTGTCTCTGGTCTGCACTGGCCTGGCCAGGGCCCTCCTGGCCCTGGAAGACCTGATGGGGGAAGGGTGGTGGCGACCACTGGCCTGGCCCTGCTCTGGGGACGTGGCAGGCAGGAGAGGCCATTTCAGCCCCTGGACCTAGATATACTTGAGGGTACATGATAGTCATACCGCAGCCAACTGGCCCGTCCATGTCTGTCTAGCCCTGAAGCCCAGAGCTGTTCATCCAATGGCACAACCCACCCTCTCCAACTCCCACCACCCTCAGAGGTGTGCCTGGGAAACTGTCTGTCTGTTTCAAACATGGGGTCTTGGCAGGGCACAAAATTTGCGGGAAGAGAGCACCTGTCTCCCTAGTAGGGAAGGGACAATTTGAAACCCCCAGACCAACTTGTGGGTGTGGGTTCAGGTAGAGGATATTAGGGTGTCTCTGCAACAGTGGAGATGACCGTGAGAAGCcttagcaaaaaacaaaactggcaaGAGAGATACTCATGCCTGTGGTCTGGAGTTCTGGAAGGATCTCACGAGGAGGCAGGGCTTCTATATAAGCCTCGGGGAGACTGTTCTGTGTCCAGCCTCAGCGTGGTCAGGGACTAGGTGGGCAGGAGCCACCCCTCTATGGACCCTCATCACCCCGTGGTTTCTCCTTCAGGAACTTCCGCAAACACCTGCGCATGGTTGGCAGTCGGCGGGTGAAGGCCCAGAGTAAGATGGGTACTGGGGAAGTGGGCAGTGCtgtgcttggcaggctggggcTTTGTGGCAAGCTGGGGCTTTGCATGTTGGCAGTCCACCTCCCTCGGTCTGTTCTAGCCCCACACACCTACCGGCACCACCCGTTTGCCGTGTTCTGCCTTCCCTTCGGGCTTCCCATTTTCCCGGTGTTCTGCTCCTGTCCAGCCATGTCTCGGTGTTCTGTCTTGCTTCCCCAACAGCGTTCCGTCTCACCCAGGCCCTACTTGACCAGTATCCTAACCCAGTGCTCTGCCTAGCCCAGGCTCCACCCTAAGCGCAGTCGATAGTCCACAGTGTGCCTTTTGTCTCCACCCTAATGTCCTCCAGTTCAGACTCTACTCCTAGTGTCCTAATTAGGAGCACAATACTGGAAACTTACCGTTGGTCTCTGTCCTCTATCTGTGACCTCAGGCCCCATCCTTGTCAGTGTCTGCCTCTCCTCAGCCCCCAGTCTGGGGCCTGAGTCTGCTCTGTTCTTGCCCCCTCTGGCTAATGGGGGTTTTGCTCTCACTACAGCGTTCGCTGAGCGGCGCGAACGGAGCTTCAGCCGGTCCTGGAGCGACCCCACCCCTATGAAAGCCGACACTTCCCACGACTCCCGAGACAGTAGGTGCCCGGTTGCAGGCTGGCCCATTTCCCTGAGAAGTTCTCTTAGGCCCATATCCCTGCCAAGGGTCCCATGCAGTACTGCTAGGCTTCTGCGCTTTtgctccctgagcctcagtttacctgtCTATGAGAGGGAGTACCCAGCATCTCCTATCTTGTAGGCGGGGTTAACTAATGGCTAAGCAGTGCTAACTGGGGCATCTGTAAGGTGGTACCCACTGTCTCTTAGGGCACATTTAGCCAAAGGTGACATTTGTGCTGGGTCCCAACTTCACATGTCTCTACTCTTCCTCTGTGGGGCGGCTTCCCACTGGTGTCAGTGGCCCAGCCTTGCAGTTTGCCTGTGACTATAACCTTCTCAGCTACCCAAAGACCCTCCAGGACATGGTTGGGCTTTATGGGTAGTATGTCGCTGTCTTGGTGACTCCTCCTGCCTCCTAGGCAGTGACCTGCAGAGCTCACACTGCACCCTGGATGAGGCTTGTGAGGACCTGGACTGGGACACAGAGAAAGGCCTGGAGGCCATGGCCTGTGAAACTGAGGGCTTCTTGCCACCCAAGGTCATGGTGAGGCCTGCCCCTGGATGCACCCGCATGGCATTTGGGTGAAGTACAGCCTTGTCCTCTGATCCTCCCCACCATGCCCACACTGCATCCTTGGCTTGGGGAGGGAACCTCTAGGCTCCACCTTAGTTGTGAAGGTCCTTAGGGTCTCAGCACTCTGCTTTCTGGGGGAAGTTTCAGAGGGTTCTACCCTTGGTTACAGCAGAGCAGGGGGGCTATCCCTAGGCTCTCCCCTCCTTGACTATGGGGTGCACCTCATAGGACTTTCCCTGTCCCCCACAGCTGATCTCCTCCAAGGTGCCAAAAGCAGAGTACATCCCTACCATCATCCGCAGGGATGACCCCTCCATCATCCCCATCCTCTACGTGAGTGTCCTCCCCACCTCTGTATCCAGACAAATTCTGGGTGTACCTCTTACCCTGGGCCCAGCTATTGGTGCCTTGGGGGGCTAGCAAGGGCTCTGATGCGTGGCCTGTCTGTTCTCAGGACCATGAGCATGCAACATTTGAGGACATCCTGGGTATGTATCTTGCTCACTTCATCTGGTGGCTGGCAGGAAGGGTGGCCCTGCATGGGGAGGGGCAGTGCTCATAGCCCTCTGTCCACAGAGGAGATAGAGAAGAAGCTGAACATCTATCACAAGGGGGCCAAGATCTGGAAGATGCTGATTTTCTGCCAGGTAGAACCAGAGATCAGTATGGTAGGGGTGGCGAGCCCGAGCTCCCACTGCATGTGTTCACGTGGTGGGGGCgtgtctgtgcatctgtgggCTGGGTATGTGGATGTCTCATCGCAGCCGCTCTAGCACCCCTGAGGCCTGACCGTGACCTCTTACAGGGCGGCCCTGGACACCTTTATTTGCTCAAGAACAAGGTGGCCACCTTTGCCaaagtggagaaggaagaggacatgATCCAGTGAGAGGGGAGGGGGCCGTGGGTTGCGGGAGGGAAGTCTTGAACCTGGTGTATTCCTTCCGACTCCCACCCTCCACCATGCTTCTGCTGAGGCCGTCTGTCCTTCCCTCCAGCTTCTGGAAGAGGTTGAGCCGCCTGATGAGCAAAGTCAACCCAGAGCCGAATGTCATCCATATCATGGGCTGCTACATTCTGGGGAACCCCAATGGGGAGAAGGTAGGGGCTCTAGGCTGGTGAGAGAGGTGGGCAAGGTCTTCTCCTTGTCCTGGTACCACCTCCTGCTTTAGCCCTCCTACAGAAATCTCTCTCGTGCCTAGGGTCCTAAGCAAGGAGGGTGGGTTCTGCTGCCCCTAGCCCCAGACTCATGACCTTGCCCTCCTTGAAGCTATTCCAGAACCTCAGGACCCTCATGACTCCTTACAAGGTTACCTTTGAGTCACCCCTGGAGCTGTCTGCCCAAGGTGAGTTGTCCCAGCTGACTGACTAGAGTGTAGACGGCTGCTGTAGGTCTGGCCTGTCTGGGACCTGGTCAGGCCTGAGCCTCCTGGcttttccctctcctgcctagggaAGCAGATGATTGAGACCTACTTTGACTTCCGGCTTTAccgcctctggaagagccgccagCACTCCAAACTGCTGGACTTTGATGACGTCCTGTGAGGAGCATGGGTCGTGCCCAGGCACCACCAGGCCATTTCCTCTGAACTGGGAACCTGGGGCTGGGCCACCTCTTGTACCTTAGCACCACGTGGCCCTGGTCTTGCCCACAGCTACTTCAGGGACCCTCAGACATTGCTCAGGTTCTCGTAGGGTCTGGTCCTCGCTGCACCAGTGGGCCGCTGAGGCCATCGTCCTGTCATGCCTCGCCTGGAGGCCGCAGCATTGGGAATCCCCTCCACGGGGTTCATAGAAATAAGTGCAATTTTTTTACACCCCCTGAAACAATTTGAAGGGAAGCAGCATTACTAGTTAACTAGTTAAGCACTCTGCTACTAGTTACAGTATAGACAACCGGCCCAGTGTGTGTTCAGGTCCTCCTGTCCCCCAGCCCCTCAGCCCTGCCGTATTTGATCACCAGCACCAGGATGGCCCATCTTTGTGGGGCCGGCACTGTCTGGCTGCCTAGCCTGGCCCGGTCTATATTGGCCACATCTGTCTGCTTTGACCCCTCTCGTCACCCCTTGCTTACTTTGACCTCATCTTGGCAAGGGGCAGCCTGGGCGGTAGGAGGGAGGAGCCTCACTTTCCCTTTTCTCAGAGGAGGCCTGGGTGGCCACCTGTtgcccagctcctgcctcccaatTTCCCCTGCTGCTGTTGAGCTCAGCTTTTTCCAGCCTTGATCTGGAAGCcacatcccagcacagaggctTAGGGGCTTGGTGGGGGCCAGCTGGGGCTGGGCCCTGGAAGGCAAGAACCTCACCAATACTGCAGTGGGGGCCTGGGTCTGTCCCCCAGGCTGTGAAGTTAAGGAGCTGGTGAAGTGTGAAGTCCCCGCGACTCCCTTCACAGTCTTGCCCAGGGTCTAGCGGGGTGGGCTCTCTTGTACATAGTTGGAGCTTGGGGGCAGGCCCCCCTTTTGTAGAGCCTGGGGTCTGAGGGCACCTGGCTGTGTCCCTGACCAAGGGGAGTTAGGACTGGGCTCTGAACAATGTACGATATCCCTTAGAGTGACCATTAAACTTGACCCtctgctgcagctgctgtgtgggtctTCTCATTTGGTACTCACGCTCCGCATGCATGCCAGCCGGAGCCACTGCTGCTTGGCTTCCCTCACACCTGGGCCTGGACAGAACATCCCCCTTGAGATACATCCCATGGGAAAATATGGTAGGGCTCGTCCTATCAGCTGGCATGGGAGAAAGTGGAGACAGCATCTTCTCCCTATAGATGAAAACAGTCCCTGTCCCGTCCATGGGAATGGGAGAGGGCTGCCCCCAGCTTCTTTCAGGTCACTCCGTTCATGTGACCAGAGCGAGAAGCCAGAGAATGACTACAGCCTCAGTTGTGGGCCAGCTTCCCTCAGTGTCCAGGCTACAACCAGACTTAGCTACTTGACCATTACCTGTCCAGTGGAAGGGACCAGAGCAGCTGGGCAGTTGAAGGGCTGGAGGTGGGGTAGGGGTGCAGTCTACAGCATGACAAAGGCTGGCAGGCTTGAGGCTAGGTGCTGGGGACTGCCACCACGCTCCAGAAAGGACCAAGAGGAAGAGAGCATGGGTGCCACCATGAACAGTTTGAGAAGGTCGGCTTAGCTTAGTCTGCACCTTTACAGGATCACATGCAAtccaacagtgtgtgtgtatgtgtccgtgtgcgcatgtgtgcatgtctgtgtgtgggtgtgtgtttctaGTCACTGCTACGTGGAATCTACATAATACTGCTATACAGGTCAGTGGGTTAGTGTCCGTGGTTCCATCTGTCAATACTTCTGTTTAGAAGGGACATTTAATCCTGTGTTCCTGACCTTAACCTTAGAGCAGGCAAACATTTGCTCTGAAGACCCTGCAGGCTCAGCCTGGGGTCTGGCCTGGGTAGCAGAGGTGTCTGCCCATAGCTCTGAAGGTTAGCTAGAGCAGTGATCGGAGCATGCTCATGCTTCTAGCCTCCAGAAAGAGACAAAATCCAGAAAGCACCCAGGGCTGAACATGGGGAAAGTGTAGGACAGCAAGGAGGTGGCTGGACTGGATTTGGGGAGACAAGAGCATGGGAACGGGAATCCAAGGTGTCCTTGAACCTTTCTGAAGCACCTACCTACCGGCTTTCCTCCAGCAACATTAGTAGGCAGCCACCAAAAACAGTTGGGcagaaatatttggaaaaaatatgCAAAGTGTTaagaatatatgtatttttaaaattctcaaatagagtctcactatgtagcctggatGGTCTGGAACtggctgtgtagatcaggctggcctcaaactcataaagaccctcctcccctgccccacagtgctggtattaaaggtgctCACTCCTACACCCAGCAAGAATGGTTTAGTCAGGATGTGGCTGTGAGGGTGTGGTACCAAGGGGCTCAACTTCAGGCTTCAGGCATGCTAATACATAGCATCCCACCACTAAGATACAACTCTaattcccctccccctttaaattttattttgatccatgttggccttgaacccatttATTCTATAGcacaggctgactttgaacttgcagtCCTACTGCCCAGCCTCTCCAGTAGCTGTCAAGTTCAGCTTATTAGCCTTAATATATAACAagctttttcaattaaaaatatcatgaattatggctctgtgtgtatgtgtgggtacctgcatgtgagtgcaggcagTTATAGAAGTCAGAAGCCTTTGAAAAGAGTGCAAGCAATTTTGAGTTTCCTAACGTAGGtgctgtcctggctagttttacatGAACTTGACACAGGCCGGAGTCACCtgaaaggaaggagcctcaattgagagaatgcctccgtaagatctagctagaaggcattttcttaattagtgaatgatgggggaggaccctgtccatggtgggtggtgccctccctgggcttgtggtcctgTGTTctctaagaaggcaggctgaactCCGCGTCTGTGTCTGCGTCTTGTGGTCCTGTGTTctctaagaaggcaggctgacctctgcGTCTGCGTCTTGTGGTCCTGTGTTctctaagaaggcaggctgaactCTGCGTCTGCGTCTTGTGGTCCTGTGTCctctaagaaggcaggctgaactCTGCGTCTGCGTCTTGTGGTCCTGTGTTctctaagaaggcaggctgaactCCGCGTCTATGTCTGCGTCTTGTGGTCCTGTGTTctctaagaaggcaggctgaactCTGCGTCTGCGTCTTGTGGTCCTGTGTTctctaagaaggcaggctgacctctgcGTCTGCGTCTTGTGGTCCTGTGTTctctaagaaggcaggctgaactCGGTGTCTGCGTCTTGTGGTCCTGTGTCctctaagaaggcaggctgaactCCGCGTCTGTGTTACACTCATGTTGCTGGTCCTCTTGTGGGAGCAGGGGCCGTCTCTAACTCTTACTGACTTTGGGGGTCccactcctcatactgggtcaccctGCCCAGCATTCATGCATGGAGAGGTGCTTCGTCTTAactgcagcttgatatgccatgtgtTTTGTTGATTCTCacgggagacctgccctttcctaaacagagaCAGAGCAGGGACGGGGTAGGGactagagagggagaggaaactgcccCTGGAatgtaaaatcaaaaaaaagaaaagctgaaagccgggcggtggtggcatacctctttagtcccagcactcgaatggcaggagcaggaggatccctgagttcgaggccagcctggtctacagagtgagttccaggacagccaagggcacacagagacaccctatcttaaaaacaacttaggaaggaaggaaggagggaggaagagtggaagagaaagagagagagagagagagagagagagagagagagagagagagagagagagagagagagaagcaggctgagcaaagccATTGGGAGCAAACAGTAAGCAGCAcaccttcatggcctctgcaccagctcttgCCTCCCCAttgctgccctgtttgagttcctttcctgactGCCTTTGATGATAATAgtaatatggaagtgtaagccaagtgaaccctctcctccccagcctgCCTTCTGGTCCCCGTGTTGTGTCACAGTGATAGGAGCtaaggtcctctgcaggagctgaGCTGTCT comes from the Microtus pennsylvanicus isolate mMicPen1 chromosome 9, mMicPen1.hap1, whole genome shotgun sequence genome and includes:
- the Nsmf gene encoding NMDA receptor synaptonuclear signaling and neuronal migration factor isoform X1, with translation MGAAASRRRALRSEAMSSVAAKVRAARAFGEYLSQSHPENRNGADHLLADAYSGHDGSPEMQPAPQNKRRLSLVSNGRYEGSISDEVVSGKPATEGPQPRVYTISREPALLPSSGAEAIELAVVKGRRQRERHPHHHSQPLRASPGSSREDINRPCQSWAGSRQGSKECPGCAQLVPGPSPRAFGLEQPPLPEASGRNKKLERMYSVDRVSDDVPIRTWFPKENLFSFQTATTTMQAVFRGYAERKRRKRENDSASVIQRNFRKHLRMVGSRRVKAQTFAERRERSFSRSWSDPTPMKADTSHDSRDSSDLQSSHCTLDEACEDLDWDTEKGLEAMACETEGFLPPKVMLISSKVPKAEYIPTIIRRDDPSIIPILYDHEHATFEDILEEIEKKLNIYHKGAKIWKMLIFCQGGPGHLYLLKNKVATFAKVEKEEDMIHFWKRLSRLMSKVNPEPNVIHIMGCYILGNPNGEKLFQNLRTLMTPYKVTFESPLELSAQGKQMIETYFDFRLYRLWKSRQHSKLLDFDDVL
- the Nsmf gene encoding NMDA receptor synaptonuclear signaling and neuronal migration factor isoform X2; this translates as MGAAASRRRALRSEAMSSVAAKVRAARAFGEYLSQSHPENRNGADHLLADAYSGHDGSPEMQPAPQNKRRLSLVSNGRYEGSISDEVVSGKPATEGPQPRVYTISREPALLPSSGAEAIELAVVKGRRQRERHPHHHSQPLRASPGSSREDINRPCQSWAGSRQGSKECPGCAQLVPGPSPRAFGLEQPPLPEASGRNKKLERMYSVDRVSDDVPIRTWFPKENLFSFQTATTTMQAVFRGYAERKRRKRENDSASVIQRNFRKHLRMVGSRRVKAQSSDLQSSHCTLDEACEDLDWDTEKGLEAMACETEGFLPPKVMLISSKVPKAEYIPTIIRRDDPSIIPILYDHEHATFEDILEEIEKKLNIYHKGAKIWKMLIFCQGGPGHLYLLKNKVATFAKVEKEEDMIHFWKRLSRLMSKVNPEPNVIHIMGCYILGNPNGEKLFQNLRTLMTPYKVTFESPLELSAQGKQMIETYFDFRLYRLWKSRQHSKLLDFDDVL